One genomic segment of Peromyscus leucopus breed LL Stock chromosome 23, UCI_PerLeu_2.1, whole genome shotgun sequence includes these proteins:
- the Rflna gene encoding refilin-A, whose translation MVGHLHLQAMGDTREQSRDGLLDSPDSGLPPSPSPSPPFYALSPGTLDARAATEPPGPNEAPAATPLFQSPPALEMRPRLLPVFFGESIKVDPEPPHEIRCNSEVTYASERYFLDKIFYVPVPTVTAYSETIVAAPNCTWRSYRSQLTLQPRPRALRFGSTAIIFPKLARSSFRTTLHCSLGQPRHWFSSSLQLQWSGDPAPSPHGPDGL comes from the exons ATGGTGGGTCACCTGCATCTGCAGGCCATGGGGGACACGCGGGAGCAGAGCCGCGACGGCTTGCTGGACAGTCCCGACTCGGGACTGCCCCCTAGTCCCAGTCCTAGCCCGCCCTTCTATGCCCTGTCGCCGGGCACCCTGGACGCCCGTGCCGCCACCGAGCCCCCAGGACCCAATGAGGCACCAGCG gcCACTCCCCTCTTCCAAAGTCCCCCGGCCCTGGAGATGAGGCCCCGTCTGCTGCCAGTGTTTTTTGGGGAGAGCATCAAGGTGGACCCAGAACCTCCACATGAAATCCG CTGCAACTCGGAGGTTACCTACGCCTCGGAGAGGTACTTCCTCGACAAGATCTTCTACGTCCCGGTGCCCACGGTCACCGCCTACAGTGAGACCATCGTGGCGGCACCCAACTGCACGTGGCGCAGCTACCGCAGCCAGCTGACCCTGCAGCCTCGGCCGCGCGCCCTGCGCTTCGGGAGCACCGCCATCATCTTCCCCAAGCTGGCCCGCAGCTCCTTCCGCACCACGCTGCACTGTAGCCTGGGCCAGCCCCGCCACTGGTTCTCCTCCAGCCTGCAGCTGCAATGGAGTGGAGACCCCGCGCCCAGTCCCCACGGCCCCGACGGACTCTGA